The following coding sequences lie in one Vibrio casei genomic window:
- the hupA gene encoding nucleoid-associated protein HU-alpha, translating to MNKTQLIDAIAEKADLSKAQAKAALEATIGGVTEALKDGDQVQLIGFGTFKINHRAARTGRNPKTGAEIQISAANVPAFTAGKALKDAVK from the coding sequence ATGAACAAGACTCAATTAATCGATGCAATAGCTGAAAAAGCTGACCTATCTAAAGCACAAGCGAAAGCAGCTCTAGAAGCAACTATTGGTGGTGTTACAGAAGCACTTAAAGATGGCGACCAAGTGCAACTAATTGGTTTTGGTACTTTTAAAATTAACCATCGTGCAGCTCGCACTGGCCGCAACCCTAAAACGGGTGCAGAAATCCAAATTTCTGCAGCAAACGTTCCTGCATTCACAGCTGGTAAAGCCTTAAAAGACGCGGTTAAATAA